GGGGCCTGCACACCGAGTTCCAGTACCGCCGCACCAACGGCTTGCGCGACCCGCAGCAGTACTTCTACCGCACGGGCGTCAACTACTCGGCGTCGGAGAAGGTGATGCTGACGGCGGGCTACACCTACCTGCTCTCGCTGCCCTACGGCGACTACCCCGACCCGGGCCGCACCGGCGAGCGACGCATCTACGAGAAGGTGGAAATTGACCAGGCGGCCGGCCGCCTGGCTCTGGTTCACCGCTACATCCAGGACCAGCGCTGGCTGCGGCCGGAGGGCCAGGCTAGGTTCGATTTTCAGCACCGCTCGCGCTACCGTTTGCAATTGAAATTCGCCCTCACCCGGCCCAAAATCGAGCCCGGGGCCCTGTACGCGCTGGCTTCGGACGAAATCTTCGTCAGCTACGGCCACAACGCGCCCGGCTTTTTCAACCAAAACCGCCTCTACGGCGGCCTGGGCTACCAGTTCACCAAGGCCCTGGCCGTGGAGGCCAGCTACCTCAACCAAGTGGTGGCGCACGACGACAACATCGTGTACGAAGACAACCGCACGGTGCAGGTGAGCCTGGCCTTCAACCCCGATTTCCGTTCGGCCCACAAGTAGCGTGGGTGCTGC
This genomic stretch from Hymenobacter sp. PAMC 26628 harbors:
- a CDS encoding DUF2490 domain-containing protein; the protein is MKHFFLFFFLVGLLSVGPAGAQPGSPAPARIWDANRNVWLCYFSDASVYRRWGLHTEFQYRRTNGLRDPQQYFYRTGVNYSASEKVMLTAGYTYLLSLPYGDYPDPGRTGERRIYEKVEIDQAAGRLALVHRYIQDQRWLRPEGQARFDFQHRSRYRLQLKFALTRPKIEPGALYALASDEIFVSYGHNAPGFFNQNRLYGGLGYQFTKALAVEASYLNQVVAHDDNIVYEDNRTVQVSLAFNPDFRSAHK